A single Biomphalaria glabrata chromosome 2, xgBioGlab47.1, whole genome shotgun sequence DNA region contains:
- the LOC106060069 gene encoding uncharacterized protein LOC106060069 isoform X3 → MECFCCIKSKRRHGDETSKHPPNPYTVSPNHSQPSTLNRDLQFPKVSGTGLWLGAPGIHAVTPAPAYFMHKNPPPTGMMDIPPSYLQRATSERRPQSRNPYAPSKAMFSSHNNVYLMPVGIPGHQRIYHSANLSPLPEVPPMMSSYTPMGMEIYEYTPMGASNGLASRSKLIETKHSPYMYNDNFTMVNKLERSRSDAQQFPRPAPHKFIHTKQTSSSSQDRKSQSSFKDSSVYIKDDKRKLVSSEGFDGSMKNKSSLDELHSSFYNKAFSTDSGLGKSSSSIDKPNAPHLIAMKSPKRISQSGGTPGLVSTYVSKPDMSTDIILSTNKTDDQKTQPSFSDMLDSINLPDEAEADLGHKEYSYSGVITSKKSDKSQAITKSSTSSADSGVYSEVIAINKGIKSDKTESKDFLQDEHVVKGIVDTLVLPDISDVEKPKQSNSHLPFGSAQIRASVQGHHSSTGDRRLKPDDKKPKEIMTSSKTYQHLDGTIDDANHAGKITDTVFQFLDSYLSEDEGTDNHSAIVEMRA, encoded by the exons ATGGAGTGTTTTTGTTGTAT aaaATCCAAGCGCCGCCATGGTGATGAAACAAGTAAACATCCTCCCAACCCCTACACTGTGTCTCCCAACCATAGTCAACCATCCACCCTAAACCGAGACTTACAATTTCCAAAG GTGAGCGGAACTGGTCTTTGGCTAGGAGCGCCTGGTATCCATGCAGTCACCCCTGCTCCTGCTTATTTCATGCATAAAAATCCACCCCCTACTGGCATGATGGATATACCGCCCTCATACCTACAGCGGGCCACATCAGAAAGACGACCACAGTCCA GAAATCCATACGCTCCTTCCAAAGCTATGTTCTCCAGTCATAACAACGTGTATCTCA TGCCAGTAGGCATACCTGGGCATCAACGTATCTACCACAGCGCCAATCTGTCACCTCTCCCTGAAGTGCCGCCTATGATGAGCAGCTACACCCCAATGGGAATGGAGATCTACGAATACACTCCCATGGGAG CTTCAAATGGTCTTGCTTCACGGTCTAAGCTGATTGAGACCAAGCACAGTCCGTACATGTACAATGATAACTTTACGATGGTCAACAAGCTGGAGCGGTCTCGTAGTGACGCACAACAATTTCCAAGACCAGCACCTCACAAGTTCATCCACACCAAGCAGACATCTTCTTCTTCCCAGGACAGGAAGAGCCAATCCTCTTTCAAAGACAGCTCTGTGTACATCAAGGATGACAAGCGAAAGCTTGTAAGCAGTGAAGGTTTTGACGGATCAATGAAAAACAAGTCATCGCTTGATGAGCTGCATAGCTCATTCTACAACAAAGCATTCTCCACAGACTCCGGTCTTGGCAAAAGCTCTTCCTCCATTGACAAACCCAACGCGCCGCATTTGATAGCTATGAAATCACCTAAACGAATTTCACAGTCAGGCGGCACACCCGGACTTGTATCAACATACGTGTCGAAGCCAGACATGAGCACTGACATTATACTAAGTACTAACAAGACTGATGACCAGAAAACTCAGCCTTCATTTTCTGACATGTTGGACTCGATTAATTTGCCTGACGAGGCTGAAGCTGATCTGGGTCACAAAGAGTACAGTTACAGTGGGGTCATAACTTCCAAGAAGTCAGACAAATCTCAGGCGATTACTAAATCCTCTACTTCTAGTGCTGACAGTGGAGTATACAGTGAAGTCATTGCTATTAACAAGGGTATTAAATCAGACAAGACTGAATCCAAAGACTTTCTACAAGACGAGCATGTGGTCAAAGGTATTGTGGACACACTAGTATTGCCAGATATTTCGGATGTTGAAAAGCCAAAGCAAAGTAACAGCCACTTGCCTTTTGGCAGTGCACAGATCAGGGCCTCAGTACAAGGCCATCATAGCAGCACTGGGGATAGACGGCTAAAGCCTGATGATAAAAAGCCCAAGGAAATAATGACATCATCTAAGACTTATCAGCATTTGGATGGTACCATAGATGATGCAAATCATGCTG gcAAGATTACAGACACAGTCTTCCAATTTCTAGATAGCTATTTATCAGAAGATGAAGGTACTGACAATCATTCAGCCATTGTTGAG ATGAGGGCTTAA
- the LOC106060069 gene encoding uncharacterized protein LOC106060069 isoform X2, with protein MSSLHLPGSSIKQADPNVMDNEEFGAVVGGSVVGGVILLVVAAVVIHLVCLKSKRRHGDETSKHPPNPYTVSPNHSQPSTLNRDLQFPKVSGTGLWLGAPGIHAVTPAPAYFMHKNPPPTGMMDIPPSYLQRATSERRPQSMPVGIPGHQRIYHSANLSPLPEVPPMMSSYTPMGMEIYEYTPMGASNGLASRSKLIETKHSPYMYNDNFTMVNKLERSRSDAQQFPRPAPHKFIHTKQTSSSSQDRKSQSSFKDSSVYIKDDKRKLVSSEGFDGSMKNKSSLDELHSSFYNKAFSTDSGLGKSSSSIDKPNAPHLIAMKSPKRISQSGGTPGLVSTYVSKPDMSTDIILSTNKTDDQKTQPSFSDMLDSINLPDEAEADLGHKEYSYSGVITSKKSDKSQAITKSSTSSADSGVYSEVIAINKGIKSDKTESKDFLQDEHVVKGIVDTLVLPDISDVEKPKQSNSHLPFGSAQIRASVQGHHSSTGDRRLKPDDKKPKEIMTSSKTYQHLDGTIDDANHAGKITDTVFQFLDSYLSEDEGTDNHSAIVEMRA; from the exons aaaATCCAAGCGCCGCCATGGTGATGAAACAAGTAAACATCCTCCCAACCCCTACACTGTGTCTCCCAACCATAGTCAACCATCCACCCTAAACCGAGACTTACAATTTCCAAAG GTGAGCGGAACTGGTCTTTGGCTAGGAGCGCCTGGTATCCATGCAGTCACCCCTGCTCCTGCTTATTTCATGCATAAAAATCCACCCCCTACTGGCATGATGGATATACCGCCCTCATACCTACAGCGGGCCACATCAGAAAGACGACCACAGTCCA TGCCAGTAGGCATACCTGGGCATCAACGTATCTACCACAGCGCCAATCTGTCACCTCTCCCTGAAGTGCCGCCTATGATGAGCAGCTACACCCCAATGGGAATGGAGATCTACGAATACACTCCCATGGGAG CTTCAAATGGTCTTGCTTCACGGTCTAAGCTGATTGAGACCAAGCACAGTCCGTACATGTACAATGATAACTTTACGATGGTCAACAAGCTGGAGCGGTCTCGTAGTGACGCACAACAATTTCCAAGACCAGCACCTCACAAGTTCATCCACACCAAGCAGACATCTTCTTCTTCCCAGGACAGGAAGAGCCAATCCTCTTTCAAAGACAGCTCTGTGTACATCAAGGATGACAAGCGAAAGCTTGTAAGCAGTGAAGGTTTTGACGGATCAATGAAAAACAAGTCATCGCTTGATGAGCTGCATAGCTCATTCTACAACAAAGCATTCTCCACAGACTCCGGTCTTGGCAAAAGCTCTTCCTCCATTGACAAACCCAACGCGCCGCATTTGATAGCTATGAAATCACCTAAACGAATTTCACAGTCAGGCGGCACACCCGGACTTGTATCAACATACGTGTCGAAGCCAGACATGAGCACTGACATTATACTAAGTACTAACAAGACTGATGACCAGAAAACTCAGCCTTCATTTTCTGACATGTTGGACTCGATTAATTTGCCTGACGAGGCTGAAGCTGATCTGGGTCACAAAGAGTACAGTTACAGTGGGGTCATAACTTCCAAGAAGTCAGACAAATCTCAGGCGATTACTAAATCCTCTACTTCTAGTGCTGACAGTGGAGTATACAGTGAAGTCATTGCTATTAACAAGGGTATTAAATCAGACAAGACTGAATCCAAAGACTTTCTACAAGACGAGCATGTGGTCAAAGGTATTGTGGACACACTAGTATTGCCAGATATTTCGGATGTTGAAAAGCCAAAGCAAAGTAACAGCCACTTGCCTTTTGGCAGTGCACAGATCAGGGCCTCAGTACAAGGCCATCATAGCAGCACTGGGGATAGACGGCTAAAGCCTGATGATAAAAAGCCCAAGGAAATAATGACATCATCTAAGACTTATCAGCATTTGGATGGTACCATAGATGATGCAAATCATGCTG gcAAGATTACAGACACAGTCTTCCAATTTCTAGATAGCTATTTATCAGAAGATGAAGGTACTGACAATCATTCAGCCATTGTTGAG ATGAGGGCTTAA
- the LOC106060069 gene encoding uncharacterized protein LOC106060069 isoform X1, which translates to MSSLHLPGSSIKQADPNVMDNEEFGAVVGGSVVGGVILLVVAAVVIHLVCLKSKRRHGDETSKHPPNPYTVSPNHSQPSTLNRDLQFPKVSGTGLWLGAPGIHAVTPAPAYFMHKNPPPTGMMDIPPSYLQRATSERRPQSRNPYAPSKAMFSSHNNVYLMPVGIPGHQRIYHSANLSPLPEVPPMMSSYTPMGMEIYEYTPMGASNGLASRSKLIETKHSPYMYNDNFTMVNKLERSRSDAQQFPRPAPHKFIHTKQTSSSSQDRKSQSSFKDSSVYIKDDKRKLVSSEGFDGSMKNKSSLDELHSSFYNKAFSTDSGLGKSSSSIDKPNAPHLIAMKSPKRISQSGGTPGLVSTYVSKPDMSTDIILSTNKTDDQKTQPSFSDMLDSINLPDEAEADLGHKEYSYSGVITSKKSDKSQAITKSSTSSADSGVYSEVIAINKGIKSDKTESKDFLQDEHVVKGIVDTLVLPDISDVEKPKQSNSHLPFGSAQIRASVQGHHSSTGDRRLKPDDKKPKEIMTSSKTYQHLDGTIDDANHAGKITDTVFQFLDSYLSEDEGTDNHSAIVEMRA; encoded by the exons aaaATCCAAGCGCCGCCATGGTGATGAAACAAGTAAACATCCTCCCAACCCCTACACTGTGTCTCCCAACCATAGTCAACCATCCACCCTAAACCGAGACTTACAATTTCCAAAG GTGAGCGGAACTGGTCTTTGGCTAGGAGCGCCTGGTATCCATGCAGTCACCCCTGCTCCTGCTTATTTCATGCATAAAAATCCACCCCCTACTGGCATGATGGATATACCGCCCTCATACCTACAGCGGGCCACATCAGAAAGACGACCACAGTCCA GAAATCCATACGCTCCTTCCAAAGCTATGTTCTCCAGTCATAACAACGTGTATCTCA TGCCAGTAGGCATACCTGGGCATCAACGTATCTACCACAGCGCCAATCTGTCACCTCTCCCTGAAGTGCCGCCTATGATGAGCAGCTACACCCCAATGGGAATGGAGATCTACGAATACACTCCCATGGGAG CTTCAAATGGTCTTGCTTCACGGTCTAAGCTGATTGAGACCAAGCACAGTCCGTACATGTACAATGATAACTTTACGATGGTCAACAAGCTGGAGCGGTCTCGTAGTGACGCACAACAATTTCCAAGACCAGCACCTCACAAGTTCATCCACACCAAGCAGACATCTTCTTCTTCCCAGGACAGGAAGAGCCAATCCTCTTTCAAAGACAGCTCTGTGTACATCAAGGATGACAAGCGAAAGCTTGTAAGCAGTGAAGGTTTTGACGGATCAATGAAAAACAAGTCATCGCTTGATGAGCTGCATAGCTCATTCTACAACAAAGCATTCTCCACAGACTCCGGTCTTGGCAAAAGCTCTTCCTCCATTGACAAACCCAACGCGCCGCATTTGATAGCTATGAAATCACCTAAACGAATTTCACAGTCAGGCGGCACACCCGGACTTGTATCAACATACGTGTCGAAGCCAGACATGAGCACTGACATTATACTAAGTACTAACAAGACTGATGACCAGAAAACTCAGCCTTCATTTTCTGACATGTTGGACTCGATTAATTTGCCTGACGAGGCTGAAGCTGATCTGGGTCACAAAGAGTACAGTTACAGTGGGGTCATAACTTCCAAGAAGTCAGACAAATCTCAGGCGATTACTAAATCCTCTACTTCTAGTGCTGACAGTGGAGTATACAGTGAAGTCATTGCTATTAACAAGGGTATTAAATCAGACAAGACTGAATCCAAAGACTTTCTACAAGACGAGCATGTGGTCAAAGGTATTGTGGACACACTAGTATTGCCAGATATTTCGGATGTTGAAAAGCCAAAGCAAAGTAACAGCCACTTGCCTTTTGGCAGTGCACAGATCAGGGCCTCAGTACAAGGCCATCATAGCAGCACTGGGGATAGACGGCTAAAGCCTGATGATAAAAAGCCCAAGGAAATAATGACATCATCTAAGACTTATCAGCATTTGGATGGTACCATAGATGATGCAAATCATGCTG gcAAGATTACAGACACAGTCTTCCAATTTCTAGATAGCTATTTATCAGAAGATGAAGGTACTGACAATCATTCAGCCATTGTTGAG ATGAGGGCTTAA
- the LOC106060068 gene encoding solute carrier family 25 member 35-like isoform X1 translates to MDWGTPFASQHTTSQDKASPEKFLSMSSNGVAEFMLGGLATCGAGFFTNPLEVVKTRMQLQGELQAHGQYSIHYRNAFHAFVTIARNDGILALQSGLVPAIWYQFFMNGTRLGTYQIQDNLGLTKDENGNHSFPRSVIAGALAGCVGAVVGSPFYMVKTHLQAKANKEIAVGHQHPHESMSHAIKTIYKDHGAVGLWRGVTAAVMRVTVGSAAQLSTFSEAKTMIDSTQVFKPNSFMTTFSASMVSGIFVTVFMTPFDVISTRLYNQPVSVTGKGTIYSGVLDCFLKIFKLEGIWGFYKGWVPSYLRLGPHTTISLVLWDEARKIYIARTNAKVKS, encoded by the exons atggattggGGAACACCCTTCGCTAGCCAGCATACAACATCACAAGACAAGGCATCACCTGAAAA GTTCTTAAGCATGTCCTCAAATGGGGTAGCAGAGTTTATGTTAGGAGGTCTTGCAACATGTGGTGCAGGTTTCTTTACCAACCCTTTAGAGGTTGTTAAAACTCGCATGCAGCTTCAAGGAGAACTTCAAGCTCATGGGCAGTATTCG ATTCATTATCGTAATGCATTTCATGCATTTGTGACCATTGCAAGAAATGATGGAATACTAGCATTACAGAGTGGTCTTGTTCCAGCTATATGGTATCAGTTTTTTATGAATGGGACCAGACTAGGAACATATCAA ATACAAGATAATTTAGGTTTGACTAAAGATGAAAATGGCAACCATAGTTTTCCTAGAAGTGTGATAGCAGGTGCTCTAGCTGGTTGTGTGGGAGCTGTTGTTGGTAGCCCATTTTACATG GTGAAGACCCATCTTCAGGCAAAGGCTAACAAAGAAATTGCTGTTGGTCATCAGCACCCTCATGAATCTATGTCACATGCTATCAag ACTATCTATAAAGATCATGGTGCTGTTGGTCTGTGGCGAGGTGTTACCGCAGCTGTGATGAGAGTTACTGTTGGCTCAGCTGCCCaactttctactttttctgaGGCAAAAACTATGATAGACAGCACACAA GTTTTTAAACCTAACAGCTTCATGACCACATTTTCTGCCAGCATGGTGAGCGGTATCTTTGTGACTGTCTTCATGACACCATTTGATGTCATTTCTACCAGACTGTACAATCAGCCAGTCTCTGTGACTGGCAAAGGGACCATTTACTCAGGTGTGTTGGACTGCTTCCTTAAGATATTCAAGCTTGAAGGCATCTGGGGCTTCTACAAAGGTTGGGTTCCATCCTACCTGAGACTTGGGCCCCATACTACTATCAGTCTAGTGCTGTGGGATGAGGCAAGGAAGATCTACATTGCCAGGACAAACGCCAAAGTGAAGAGCTAG
- the LOC106060068 gene encoding solute carrier family 25 member 35-like isoform X2, with protein MSSNGVAEFMLGGLATCGAGFFTNPLEVVKTRMQLQGELQAHGQYSIHYRNAFHAFVTIARNDGILALQSGLVPAIWYQFFMNGTRLGTYQIQDNLGLTKDENGNHSFPRSVIAGALAGCVGAVVGSPFYMVKTHLQAKANKEIAVGHQHPHESMSHAIKTIYKDHGAVGLWRGVTAAVMRVTVGSAAQLSTFSEAKTMIDSTQVFKPNSFMTTFSASMVSGIFVTVFMTPFDVISTRLYNQPVSVTGKGTIYSGVLDCFLKIFKLEGIWGFYKGWVPSYLRLGPHTTISLVLWDEARKIYIARTNAKVKS; from the exons ATGTCCTCAAATGGGGTAGCAGAGTTTATGTTAGGAGGTCTTGCAACATGTGGTGCAGGTTTCTTTACCAACCCTTTAGAGGTTGTTAAAACTCGCATGCAGCTTCAAGGAGAACTTCAAGCTCATGGGCAGTATTCG ATTCATTATCGTAATGCATTTCATGCATTTGTGACCATTGCAAGAAATGATGGAATACTAGCATTACAGAGTGGTCTTGTTCCAGCTATATGGTATCAGTTTTTTATGAATGGGACCAGACTAGGAACATATCAA ATACAAGATAATTTAGGTTTGACTAAAGATGAAAATGGCAACCATAGTTTTCCTAGAAGTGTGATAGCAGGTGCTCTAGCTGGTTGTGTGGGAGCTGTTGTTGGTAGCCCATTTTACATG GTGAAGACCCATCTTCAGGCAAAGGCTAACAAAGAAATTGCTGTTGGTCATCAGCACCCTCATGAATCTATGTCACATGCTATCAag ACTATCTATAAAGATCATGGTGCTGTTGGTCTGTGGCGAGGTGTTACCGCAGCTGTGATGAGAGTTACTGTTGGCTCAGCTGCCCaactttctactttttctgaGGCAAAAACTATGATAGACAGCACACAA GTTTTTAAACCTAACAGCTTCATGACCACATTTTCTGCCAGCATGGTGAGCGGTATCTTTGTGACTGTCTTCATGACACCATTTGATGTCATTTCTACCAGACTGTACAATCAGCCAGTCTCTGTGACTGGCAAAGGGACCATTTACTCAGGTGTGTTGGACTGCTTCCTTAAGATATTCAAGCTTGAAGGCATCTGGGGCTTCTACAAAGGTTGGGTTCCATCCTACCTGAGACTTGGGCCCCATACTACTATCAGTCTAGTGCTGTGGGATGAGGCAAGGAAGATCTACATTGCCAGGACAAACGCCAAAGTGAAGAGCTAG